From the genome of Salvia splendens isolate huo1 chromosome 7, SspV2, whole genome shotgun sequence:
tatatgagaaatttaaaaaatgcatgaaaatataattttctgCCCAACCCAACCAATCTCATCCTAGCCCGCTTCTATGGTTGGTTGGGCCCAAGCTATCTGGGTCAACCCAACCCATTTGACAACTCTAGCTACAGACACAAAAGCTTACCGCAACAAAAATGATGGTCTAGAAAAAAGAGGATATCAAATGTAGAGGAGGAAAAAGAATTGGAGACACATCCCAAGCCAAGGAAATAAGAGAAGGGAAATACGAGGTGGAACAATCCCAAAAGCATAGGTAATAGGttgacaaaaaaagaaaaagaacaagGTGATCCAAGAGACACCCTTGCCTAGGGTGTGGAGATAGCACTTGAGGCATCAACAACTTGGGCAATCAAAACGGCAAGAGGAAAGTTTGCACAACCAATGACAAGGAGACACTTTCCTAGGAAGAGGTTGGCCATTTGGCTAAGTAGGAAAACTCTTAACAAAATAGGAAGAGCAGAGTAGGACATGCTCTGATGAGATTACTCTCTAGACCCTTAGATACGATTTAAATTTCATCAATATTTGTCGATCTAATATTTTACTTGGAGATTGATCCCTAATATTCAATGGCTAACGTTCATGAATATTTAGGCCACATTTCAAGTGCATGAGGAATAGCTAGATTTTGTCTAAAAATTTTAGGGATCAATACCCTTTCATAATTCTACTACTCCATAATTCTAGGTAAACATCAATGTAAATCATAAAACTACCTGCTTTGTCCAAATATATCGGACtactaaaatatttaatgaaataCTAGTACTTATCTTGACACTACTCGTAAAATTTTTAAGTATTTGAGCTCAAAGCATGTTGATTTTGTGCAATGTcatttattttatcaaaaaaaaatcCATACTTACATCAACGAGTTAGGCAAGTTCCCGacaattgaattttttttatagttcgAGATAGTTTTAGTAAATTATACTCCTGCTACTTTCTTTATGCcaaaaaaatagtttaatttgtgaaatgaattttaatgtacaatttgtAAAGTATAAAAGATGGATGAAATAAGagcgaaaaagaaaaaaacagtGAGAAAAATTTCCAGTAAAAAATGAGACCATTTTTATGATCAAAGGTAGTATTTCTCcgtctcaacttagttgagttGTATTCTTTTTCGAATTGTTCCAACTTAATTAGCTCGTATTTCTTAAAGtcaaaaaaatgaatatttaatccatcttactttattttctcttacttactCTATCTtatttctcctactttattctctttcctatttttattttttcttcgtTTATTctatttaacacaattttttattcaaagctaaaaagaaatgtctcatgTAAATTAAGACCGGGGGAGTATTAAAGTTGTGTTTATCTTTGTCATTTTTCATACTCCAGCAATTTCCTTCATTGCAATGACCTTACATAAACTTTGCAGGtttatgaaatttgaaaatctgaaacaaatatattttgttatagtaGACTGTGtattaatttttggttatgaagtCATCTTCAGAAGAAATTTTAATAAATCGAATAAGATGAGTGGAGTGATACCTTCTATCTCTCCTCATGCTTCCACTTCActattatgttgagaagattgTTGATCAGACATTTTCCCATCACCTACCACTGATAACTCTCTCTCACTCGAATGTAGAACCATTTATTTATACATCCTGATTCATATTAATATTCCTTAGCTGAAACCACCCTAATTATCTATTCGTTGCTTGCAAATTAATTATGGCCACCATTTAGCTTTCCATGTACCTCTGTTCTGTTGTAAATGTTGTCAATTTTCATCTGGGCTGCGGTCCTCTGAGATTAGAGGTGTTCAAAACCACTCACATTTTGTGATGCAGCGTAGAATTGGAATGAGATTCTTCAATATTTCCAATTTCGAGTTGTTTTTTAGTAAAGAGTTTATTTTTGCTGCTCTTGAAATGTGGGATTTCTAAGAGCTGCTGGTTCAAGATCTTTTGGGAGGGGATCGATCTGCTATTAGCTGAATTCGGATGAAGTTTTCAAGAACTGCCCTTTCAGAATTAGTTGTGTGTTATTCTATTACTAGAGTGGTAAGAGCCTGACAGTTTCTTGAGATATTAATACATTACTTATCTTTTATCTTGAAATTAATTTCCATAGTTCACTCATTTCATAATTGTATTGCTGTTATGCTAACTTCTGCTTTTGTTATGGCTTTTAATTGTCTGTGGGATGTCTATGTGATCCCATTAATTTTAACATTATTTATGCCCTGAAAGTGGATTGAGTTGTTTGCCAAAACTGCTTAGCTAATGGTGCTCTTATAAGTTTCTGATTAGTAGAATCATCTAATTTTTGTTATGTTCTGGTAGTTAGAGCGTAATTGTTAATTAATTGAGGGGGAGGAAGCAGTGAATGCAATCTTAGTGTTGGTTTTGTCATTTTGTGCATAAATTTGGTCATGGTTGAGTAGGAGCATGAGATCTTATGTTCCTTGTGTTAATTCCTCAGGTTGTTTCTTGATCCTCATTCCTCAATGATGGCTTCTGATCTCAATGCTGAACTCTTGAAAAGTGCCGGCGTTTTTCATCTCAAGATCTGGGAAGTTATTGGAATAATAGTTGGGCTATTTATTGTGATCATCCTCTTGCTGTTGACATTTTATCTAAGTTCGCAAAAGAAATTGAGAAGGGATCAAGAAAAGTATCCCACTAGCCAAATACCTATTGTttcaaaggaaataaaagaGATCCGGATGGAGCAAGTTTCGACTGAGGGATTTGCTCCACAAGACGGGGTTCATCTCACTATTCATGACAGGTCAAGTGATAGAGAATCAGACAATGTGTTGGTCCATCCGGGGATACCTAAGTTCAAAAATGAAGATAACAGTAGCATGTTGGGCTCGTTCCACCACATCGACAGAGATTATTGTGGATCACAATCAGGAGATGAATGGAGTTCAGGAACATTTGGTGGATATAGACCTTCTTCATCAAATCCAATTACTGGTCCTTCTCCTTTAAGTGGTCTGCCCGAATTTTCTCATCTCGGTTGGGGCCATTGGTTTACTTTACGAGACCTTGAGCTGGCGACAAACAGGTTCTCGAAGGAGAATGTTATTGGAGAGGGTGGATATGGAATTGTTTACCAAGGACAGCTTATCAATGGAACTCCTGTGGCTGTTAAGAAGCTCTTTAACAACCTGTGAGTCTCGAAATTTTTCTTGTGATATTAATGAAATCTCTTATTGTTTGATTTCACTTCTAATAATTAGTAATCTATTGTCATGTTTCTCTGCCAGAGGTCAAGCTGAAAAAGAGTTTACAGTGGAAGTAGAGGCTATTGGCCATGTGCGGCACAAGAATTTGGTCCGACTTCTGGGATACTGTATTGAAGGAACTCATAGGTACAGCTTCTAATGAAAACTCCCTTTCTGTGACTTAGCCCTTTTAAGTGTCGAATAtcaactactccctctgtcccattcaAAGTGGAGCATTTCTTTTCCGGTAGGAGTTttaatgtagtgttgttttgtgtgttaagtggagagataataaaatagagagagtgcttattctatttttaaaaatggttCACTTTGAATGGGACattccaaaaaggaaaaaatgtgtcacttttaatgggacaaatggagtatattaGTACAGGGTTTTTAGGTGCGTTTCATTTCCAAATATGATGTAGGGAGGTTAGTATAACTGTAGTTCTAAGAGCACGGCTTAAACTGAAAAGTTGATTTGAAGCTCTAAACTGAGCAAAGATCAGAGTCTGCTCATCAACCTAATCCCTAAATTTGTTATTGATGTTAATGTGTCAGACTGCTGGTGTATGAGTATGTCAACAATGGCAATTTAGAACAATGGCTTCATGGTGCAATGCGTCATCATGGATATCTTACTTGGGAGGCTAGAACGAAGGTTCTTCTTGGCACAGCAAAAGCGTGAGTTTGTTGGGTAGTTTAGTTTTATTGTGAGCCACTCTGGATTTAACTTTTCACTTCACACATGGATTTGCAGACTTGCCTATCTGCACGAGGCAATTGAGCCGAAGGTGGTTCATAGAGATATAAAGTCGAGCAATATACTGATTGACGAAGAGTTCAATGCTAAGGTCTCTGATTTTGGTTTGGCTAAGCTGCTTGGTGCGGGGAAAAGTCACATTACGACTCGAGTCATGGGCACCTTTGGGTAAGTGTTTGTGGTTTTCACTGGCTCTTCATTCATAACCTttcattcataatttcatatcaATGCTAGAAATTACTCTATTTGCTAATTCTCTCCAACCATTTTCAGATATGTGGCTCCTGAATATGCAAATACCGGCCTTTTAAATGAAAAGAGTGATGTTTATAGCTTTGGGGTATTGCTGTTAGAAGCAATCACAGGACGGGAACCAGTAGACTATGGTCGTCCAGCTGCAGAGGTATTTGTCTGTTGAGGCAGCCTTTTGTCAACGATTAGCATATTTATTTGACGTCCTTTTTCATAAATACGTGTCTTAGATggcaaatatatataatgtataTATGTCTACTGAACTTTAGGACATACACTGTATCATGCTTCAATACTTTAGGATCAACCTTTTAATGAATAACTCcatctttttttttggtaattgtAATATACTATATAATTGGAATGGACTACAAGGGTATTTTCATTTGTGTACTTCTGTTATTTAACAGTATAAACTTGATGACTTGCAGGTTAATCTGGTTGACTGGCTGAAAATTATGGTCGGAAGTAGGCGCTCGGAAGAAGTGGTTGATCCAA
Proteins encoded in this window:
- the LOC121742143 gene encoding probable receptor-like protein kinase At5g18500 isoform X1 → MMASDLNAELLKSAGVFHLKIWEVIGIIVGLFIVIILLLLTFYLSSQKKLRRDQEKYPTSQIPIVSKEIKEIRMEQVSTEGFAPQDGVHLTIHDRSSDRESDNVLVHPGIPKFKNEDNSSMLGSFHHIDRDYCGSQSGDEWSSGTFGGYRPSSSNPITGPSPLSGLPEFSHLGWGHWFTLRDLELATNRFSKENVIGEGGYGIVYQGQLINGTPVAVKKLFNNLGQAEKEFTVEVEAIGHVRHKNLVRLLGYCIEGTHRLLVYEYVNNGNLEQWLHGAMRHHGYLTWEARTKVLLGTAKALAYLHEAIEPKVVHRDIKSSNILIDEEFNAKVSDFGLAKLLGAGKSHITTRVMGTFGYVAPEYANTGLLNEKSDVYSFGVLLLEAITGREPVDYGRPAAEVNLVDWLKIMVGSRRSEEVVDPNIDTRPSTRSLKRTLLTALRCVDPDSDKRPRMSQVVRMLESEEYPIQRGDRRHRRTRASSIEIDFQRENYDTDKSDNQDLR
- the LOC121742143 gene encoding probable receptor-like protein kinase At2g42960 isoform X2 — protein: MMASDLNAELLKSAGVFHLKIWEVIGIIVGLFIVIILLLLTFYLSSQKKLRRDQEKYPTSQIPIVSKEIKEIRMEQVSTEGFAPQDGVHLTIHDRSSDRESDNVLVHPGIPKFKNEDNSSMLGSFHHIDRDYCGSQSGDEWSSGTFGGYRPSSSNPITGPSPLSGLPEFSHLGWGHWFTLRDLELATNRFSKENVIGEGGYGIVYQGQLINGTPVAVKKLFNNLGQAEKEFTVEVEAIGHVRHKNLVRLLGYCIEGTHRLLVYEYVNNGNLEQWLHGAMRHHGYLTWEARTKVLLGTAKALAYLHEAIEPKVVHRDIKSSNILIDEEFNAKVSDFGLAKLLGAGKSHITTRVMGTFGYVAPEYANTGLLNEKSDVYSFGVLLLEAITGREPVDYGRPAAEVNLVDWLKIMVGSRRSEEVVDPNIDTRPSTRSLKRTLLTALRCVDPDSDKRPRMSQVVRMLESEEYPIQRGVGSKA